The region CAAGGCGGAAGCCAGCAACCCTTGAGGCCATTAGACATTTCCCTGTCTACAGACTGTATGCTGGATAGGGTATTATTCTAGCCATTTCATAGTAATAATATGATATGAATCTAGTGAGACCAACTGATACATACTTTGTTTCATGATACAAAAACGAAGGAGTGACTGAAAGATGTCATGGTAATATAAACCTAGTGGTGACATAAAGTAATGGGTTGCATAGGCTGCAGATACAGACAGACCTGTCAGTAAATAGACTATTCAGACTGACTGACTTCACAGACTGAGTTCAGTAGGAAGCATAGCTGTTATGGAAGAGGATCCCCTTCTCCCTCGTTGATTACTGTATTCTGTTACCTTTCTTCTATTGATCCAGAAGGGCATGTTAGTGCATGTCTATTGTCTAACTAGCAACACCATTATATTACCGCTGTACTCGTGTCCATGTCtgacaacagcaacaacattacCATTGAGTTGAACTCGAGATCTAATGGAGTAGGAAACAGAAACGTGTTTTGTCTTGTACAGGAAGTGCGTTCTTGAGTCTGATGCGCTACATTGTGCAATCCTTTTTGACAGCCCAGCTGATAGTGTCTGGTTGGAAGGAAGTGCAGTTACTGATAGTGGTTGTACATCAGTAGTTATGACGGCCCTAAGTATGAGTCAGTAGCTTCTACATAGAGAGCTCTAAGAATACTGCGCTCTCGAGAACTAAGAACACTGATTTTAGCAGAGGAAGGTTGTTCTTTAATTTCACAATTATCATTGACGCACCCTCTCCCTGTTGCTCCCCTCACAGACAATGAAACTGCAGTCTACACACTCATGCCAATGGTTATGGCTGACCAGCacaggtatctctctctctctctctctctctctctctctctctctctgtctctctgtgtatgtgtgtgccttgtgtgtgtgtgtgtgtgtgtgtgtgtgtgtgtgtgtgtgagagagagagacagtggaagtTGTCAACATTGGTTCCCGGTTCCCTGTTCCCATTTCCCAAGACATGTCTGTCTTGTACTTGAAGGTCGGTTTCTGAATTACTCCTCAACTCCAAGTTTGATGTGAACTACGCTTTCGGACGAGTCAAGAGAAGTCTACTTCACATTGCTGCCAAGTAAGGAATGTTTTCATTTGTTTCACTGATTGTTCTAATTGTTGCATTGTTTTGTTAGAAACCAACCAGACAGCCTAATCTCTCCAGCATCTGTTTTTATCACAGTGGTGTCTCTGGTGAAACTCGCTATCTGGTGTGAtgtgtctctgtatgtctctgtgggtctctgtgtgtctctgtgggtctctgtgtgtctctgtgtgtctctgtatgtctctgtgggtctctgtgtgtctctgtgggtctctgtgtgtctctgtgtgtctctgtgggtctctgtgggtctctgtgggtctctgtgggtctctgtgtgtctctgtctttctgtgtctgtgtctgtgtgtacgctACGTCTATTTGTGTATTGCGGTGCTTGTGAACGTGTTGGTTATTGTGTTGTAGCTGTGGATCAGTGGAGTGCCTGGTCCTACTGCTAAAGAGAGGAGCGAACCCTAACTACCAGGACATCTCAGGCTGCACCCCTCTGCACCTGGCTGCCAGAAATGGGTAGGATACTGTACATAGACATTACTGCACACTCACTGTAGTACTCTGCTGCCTCCCTTTGGTAGGGAGGAAGAATACACCTTTTACATGGCAATCACAGATCCCTACCAGCCCAGTGAACATGGTTTAGTGATGTTGATGATAGTGATCATGTTTACAGTATTATATCTGATACTTAATGAATCCCCCTCCTCATCTTTCCTCCCTATAGACAGAAAAAGTGTATGGGAAGACTACTAGAATACAATGCAGACGTGAACATCTGCAACAATGAGGGACTGACAGCTGTGAGTATCACTGTGAAGTCATGTGTATAGACAGACCAGTAGTGCTGTTATATTCTTGTCATATCTCAGGGATGTAGTGCTATTAAAAATGGTGAACGCAGGTCAAGGCTGAGTACAGTAAATGCCATTAAAACAATAAAAAGGTGTGTATACAGGGTTTACTTATGTTAATGAATTACTACAgctctcatcctcttcctcccctcctcctcctcctctagatCCACTGGTTGGCTGTGAACGGGCGGACTGAGCTGCTTCATGACCTGGTGCAGCATGTGACTAACGTGGATGTGGAGGATGCCATGGGACAGACCGCCCTTCATGTAGCCTGCCAGAACGGACACAAGACTGTGAGTAGATAACACACATATCAACCAAGACCTGTATGGAAATACCAACATTTCCATAAAATGTTCAGTGTTTGTCATAGACACAAGGCTGTGAGTGTACAGAACGGGTGTCATTTTTGATATCTCAGTAGTCGTAAATGGATTGTGTTTATTTGGAACCTTTGCCAGTGTTGTTATATAATCAAGTTTCAAAGTTTATTAATCATAACTTCATGATAAGTTCCATGATGAATACCAGAAGGTATTGTGGATGATGGGTTTGTTTCTCTTCTCACTTTCCCTCTTCCTCATTTGCCTGTGTGTGGTCGATGACGTCATCAGACGGTGCAGTGCCTGCTGGACAGTGGAGCGGACATCAACAGACCTAACTGCTCTGGGGCCACACCCCTCTACTTCGCCTGCAGGTCACTACGTACACTAGTACAGGAATGATGATGCAATACTTCCTCTCATCCTTCTTCCTATTGTCCACTTAGAGTTGTAGATGGAGTATGAACTATTCTGTGTAACACATTGGTTCGGGAATTGAAATGTAAAGGTGTTGTTTTGATTCAGTGTGGCTGTAAACATATATTTCACGGCATTGTACAAGGCTATtaatgggaggaggaggaagctgGGGGATGGAATATGAAGAGACTAAAGAACAGTGATCACAGCCAGACAGCTGTTCAGAGTTATGTCCCAAACTTCAGTAGCACACTCCTATCCCAGTCAGTCCTCTGATGGTCTCTATGCAGCCTGTCTCATTCAGATGATAAGAATAGGCACGAGGAAACTCATCCCTCAGCTTCAGAGAGACGGAGAATAATGAGGTTCCTATTAATTCAGAACATGACAGTGACACCCCAGCCTTCCTTTGAGTGCTGTGTATTaagctctacacacacacacacacacacacacacacacacacacacacacacacacacacacacacgtgcagagacacgcgcagacacacacacacacagaggatgaGCAGGGCTGGAGACTGCCGTGATCGTATAATCCTCTGATCTTTTGTTTTGATTATGTTTCACTTGTACATTAGTCAGTTCCCATTAAGGAGTCTCTATCTGAAAAGCACTGTGATTTAGAGCAATTAGTCTGTGAAGAACTGTGGATAAATGCAGTGTTGTTTTACTGTGAACTGACTGCATCACAGAGTATATCAGTATAAATTGGGTGGCTGGCCCACCAGCCAATGTACCTGTCTAGTGAATGAAATAATACACTGGACATCTTCATTTGATACAAGTCCTTCTCAGATCTCCAACTCTGACTCCAGCCTTCTATTGACCACCACTTAACGTTAACCCTTATCTTCTGAATTGTCATTATTTATTGTTATATAGAGTTTAAACCTTAACCAACACTAacttttatatttgtattttgtcAGAACTCTGTGTGAGTAAGCTTTAGTCATAGTGGCTAGAGTGTTACAGTTAAGTTTCTAATCATTTGTAAGTACGATGATATACATTGACATTTCTTTAGGATAAGACACAAGCTCAGAAGTAAAAAGGAGTAGAGAGCAATGTTAAAGTCATACAAGAATACATTCAATACATTAAAGCCCTGCTTATATCCTACAGCCACGGTCAAAGGGACACTGCACAGATCCTTCTCTCTCGAGGGGCTAAGTACCTACCTGACAAGAATGGAGTCACCCCTCTGGATCTGTGTGTACAGGTGAGCATTGCCATGACAACACATGGCTAATATAACAAACAAGCACCTGTCACGTTGGTATAAAGGGTCGGGAGACAgtcgcaggaatgcgtaataccttttttaatttttttacccaaattacagcgtgccgtgtacaggcacggggacgaagaccaaacaaacacgtataccaAACACAGGGTTGAGACCCAAACAAAAGAGAGAGGAGTACCTCGCATAAATACACAAtcgcacaatgattatcacacagGACAAGACCCGTTATCATCTGCACAATATacgtggcacgaaagccaaaacaacacagcacaggtactcacaagaccaacggacattggaacaaAAATTGACTGGACAATGAtgaacaaagggcacacttatacaattactaatcaaatgggaatagggaccaggtgtgcgtaatgacaatTCCGGAGGGATCcatgacagtaaccccccccccccctcacaacAGCAGCGCAACGATACCGGCCTCGAGGGCGATCACAGGAACGTGGGTCGATCAGTGCTGGTCGATCAGGACCcgatgcagctgccgaagttgcgtcGGACGGGCCGGTTGggtcggacgggccagttgcagctgctgAAGTTGCGTCGTCGGATGGATCCGTTGTGGCCACGTCGGACGGCCCAAAGTTGCAGCGGCGCCAGACACACCAGTCGCAGCGTCGTCGGACGGGCCATTCCCGTCGTCTCCCTTAATGGTCGATTATTCAAGAAAACAGCATTTGTCGGTCTCTTTTCCACTTTCTGATcccactgtgttggtgtgtgtgttgttcaggGTGGTTATGGGGAGACTTGTGAGATCCTCATCCAGCACCATGGCAGACTGTTTCAGACACTCATCCAGATGACACAGAATGATGACATCAAAGAGAATATGGTACATAGGTTCATGTACACACACCTCTTTTTCTTTTAGAAAGTGCTTGTAGGCATAttttaactgtatgtgtgtgtgtgtagctcagGCAGGTTCTAGAGCATGTTTCCCAGCAGAGTGACAGTCACTACCAGAAGATCCTGACCAGTCTAGCAGAGGTggccactactaatggacacaaACTCCTCAGGTAATACACCCTCTGCTAGACTAGGCTCCCAGCCACACCCGAGGCAAATGCATATGGAAGTGCACTTTTATTTAGTTTCTAATTAATTTCTCTGAAGGAAGTTTATTCAGGCATTACAATGCAATAAGTATGTAACAGCAACGCCACTACCTTAAAGCTAGTCATTTAGGGGTAAATATTTATTATCTTCCGTACTCACTGTCAGTCtcctctccagtctctccagtaGCTACGAGGCTCAGATGAAGAGTCTGCTGAGAATCATCCGGATCTTCTGCCATGTCTTCCGCCTGGGCCCTTCCTCTCCCAACAACGGGAATGACATGGGATACAATGGGAACAAGACACAGCGTAGCCAGGTCTTTAAGGTCAGTATGGGGTTAGTACTGAGCCTGAATTCAGATACACACAGATGTAGTACATGGTGTGAATCAGAAGAGGGCATTGAGAGATTGTTCACCATCTTCAGATCCCTGATCCATGACTTGTCCTGGTGCATGActttgagtgtgtttgtgtgtgtgtgtgtttttgtgtgtttttgtttgtcagcatctacccctctctttctttctcttcctctctctctttctctttctctccctatttccctctctttctctttcaatatctgtctgtctgtctctctctctcgctctctccatccctctttctctcccctctcctctctccccttcactcGCTCCCTCTCCTTCACTCACTCAGTCTCTTTCCTtgcctccccctttcctctctctctctgatttccTCCAGCCGTTGGAGTTGCTGTGGCACTCTCTAGATGAGTGGTTGGTGTTGATCTCTACAGAGCTGGAGAAGAGCCACCAggacccttcctcctcctcagggaGCGAGATCGCCTCCCTCCTCCTCAAACAACGTGGCGAGGTCGACGCCGCCTCCACCCCTGCCGTCTTCACGGTGGCACCATCGCTGCCATCCTCCATGCCCCTACCCCCTTTGCCGGACCCAGAGGTTGGCAAGAGGACCCCGGAGGTTGTTATGGAAACGCCGGACGTATATGCGGACGGAGAGGATGTCATCTCTATGACGGCCAATCGGCTCAGCGCGGTGATCCAGGCCTTCTACATGTGCTGTTCCTGTCAGATGCCACAGGGGTGAgaatgacccctgacctctgacctctatccCAGGGATGAGAAACTCCAGTTCTTGGGAGTCCTGAGTATCTGCTGGTTTTCTCTTTGGCCAGGCTCTGGATTGCACTCAAGTGCACACACCTGATTTTACAGATCTATATTGGCCACTAAATGACAGAGTCAGTGTTCCTCTCATAATCTCCTAGTTTCACATAGATACTTTATGTAACTCTTCCTCCTTCAGATCCCCTTTGTGTGAGTAGGCCTGGGAAATAATGGAGCTTTAATGtctcctctccacacacacactcacacacacacacacacacacacaaacacctttcCTGGCCCCCTGGCTagataattacattttaattaGATCATTAAACTCTAATTGAACGTTGAATAGGAGCCACTGTTATTGGCCCTATGCTGCTGTAGTAgaagaaaatggctgtgtttgtctttgtgtttctctTTCCCAAGCCTGCTCTTCATTAGCTGATAGCCTGGCTTTTCCCGTCAGTGAAACACTTTCAATAATGCAGATTATTGTGTTTTGGAGAGGGATCAGTTCCACTCATTATAATAGACAGATGctgcacaaatcaaatcaaatgtatttataaagcccttattacatcagctgatatctcaaagtgctgtacagaaacccagcctaaaaccccaaacagcaaggaatgcaggtgtagaagcacggtggctaggaaaaactccctagaaaggccagaacctaggaagaaatctagagaggaaccaggctatgaggggtggccagtcctcttctggctgtgccgggtggaaattataacaggacatggccaagatgttcaaatgttcatagatgaccagcagggtcaaataataatattcacagtggttgtcaagggtgcaacaggtcagcacctcaggagtaaatgtcagttggcttttcatagccgatcattcagagtttcTCTGCcgttcctgctgtctctagagagttgaaaacagcaggtctgggacaggtagcatgtccggtgaacaggtcagggttccatagccgcaggcagaacagttgaaactggagcagcagcatggccaggtggactggggacagcaaggagtcatcatgccaggtagtcctgaggcatggtgctagggctcaggtcctccgagagagagagagaaagaaagaaagaaagaaagaaagagagagaattagagagagcatacttaaattcacacaggacaccggataagacaggagaaatactccagatataacagactgaccctgcccccccgacacatataaactattgcagcataaatactggaggctgagacaggaggggtcgggagacattgtggccccatccgacgatacccctggacggggccaaacaggcaggatataactccacccactttgccaaaccacagcacccacaccactagagggatatcttcaaccaccaacttaccatcttgagacaaggccgagtatagcccacaaatatctccgccacggcacaacccaaggggggcgccaacccggacaggaagatcacgtcagtgactcaacccactcaagtgacgcacccctcctagggacggcatggaagagcaccagtaagccagtgactcagcccctgtaatagggttagaggcagagaatcccagttgagagaggggaacaggccaggcagagacagcaagggcggttcgtttcTCCAGTGCCTTCCCGTTCACTGTCACagtcctgggccagactacactcaatcattggacctactgaagagatgagtcttcaataaagacttaaaggttgagaccaagtctgcgtctctcacatgggtaggcagaccattccataaaaatggagctctatagtagaaagccctgcctccagctgtttgcttagaaattc is a window of Salmo trutta chromosome 37, fSalTru1.1, whole genome shotgun sequence DNA encoding:
- the hace1 gene encoding E3 ubiquitin-protein ligase HACE1 isoform X1, with the protein product MMERAMEQLNVQLNRLTRSLRRARTVELPEDNETAVYTLMPMVMADQHRSVSELLLNSKFDVNYAFGRVKRSLLHIAANCGSVECLVLLLKRGANPNYQDISGCTPLHLAARNGQKKCMGRLLEYNADVNICNNEGLTAIHWLAVNGRTELLHDLVQHVTNVDVEDAMGQTALHVACQNGHKTTVQCLLDSGADINRPNCSGATPLYFACSHGQRDTAQILLSRGAKYLPDKNGVTPLDLCVQGGYGETCEILIQHHGRLFQTLIQMTQNDDIKENMLRQVLEHVSQQSDSHYQKILTSLAEVATTNGHKLLSLSSSYEAQMKSLLRIIRIFCHVFRLGPSSPNNGNDMGYNGNKTQRSQVFKSLSLPPPFLSLSDFLQPLELLWHSLDEWLVLISTELEKSHQDPSSSSGSEIASLLLKQRGEVDAASTPAVFTVAPSLPSSMPLPPLPDPEVGKRTPEVVMETPDVYADGEDVISMTANRLSAVIQAFYMCCSCQMPQGMTSPRFIEFVCKHDEVLKCFVTRNPKIIFNHFHFLLECPELMSRFMHIIKGQPFKERCEWFYEHLLAGQPDSDMVHRPVNENDILLIHRESIFSSSCAMVSKSTNEKLKQGIAVRFHGEEGMGQGVVREWFDVLSNEIINADYGLFTQSADGTTFQPNSNSSVNPDHLNYFRFAGQILGLALYHRQLVNIYFTRSFYKHILGIPVNYQDVSSIDPEYAKNLQWILDNDISDLGLELTFSVETDVFGAMEEVPLKPGGTSIIVTQDNKAEYVQLVTELRMTRAIQPQINAFLHGFHTFIPPSLIQLFDEYELELLLSGMPEIDVQDWHRNTEYTSGYDLEEPVIQWFWKVVESLTQEERVLLLQFVTGSSRVPHGGFAFLMGGSGLQKFTIASVPYTSNLLPTSSTCINMMKLPEYPSQEVLRDRLLVALHCGSYGYTMA